The Engraulis encrasicolus isolate BLACKSEA-1 chromosome 22, IST_EnEncr_1.0, whole genome shotgun sequence genome includes a region encoding these proteins:
- the LOC134438688 gene encoding uncharacterized protein LOC134438688 has product MTGEYQLKLSKNSTSIFRVRNYETLTDSGLKERYRFVSATGTLTITSAQISDSGSYTIETYTTSGISTGKCTFQLIIAAPVTIPVVTHSCDDDLKATVTCSSSGSSPQYSWSLDGRPLNKADADFISTVRLKRNVVGELKCTVSNNVNSESKTHQLPNCHANIKTVASTPSVTTVHPPLTETTEKKGEAWDTLQSFLYVLLPCAAGLGLLNFVMVIAFVYMSTRERRSGPHKTEG; this is encoded by the exons ATGACCGGCGAATATCAGTTAAAGCTTTCGAAAAATAGCACAAGTATTTTCAGAGTTAGAAATTATGAGACACTTACTGACTCAGGACTCAAGGAGAGATATAGATTTGTTTCTGCAACTGGGACTCTGACAATCACCTCAGCACAGATCAGTGACTCTGGATCATACACCATAGAGACCTATACCACAAGTGGGATAAGCACTGGGAAATGTACTTTCCAGCTGATTATTGCAG CTCCTGTGACCATTCCTGTGGTTACACACTCGTGTGACGATGACCTCAAGGCCACGGTCACATGCTCCTCCAGTGGGTCCAGTCCTCAGTACAGCTGGTCTCTGGACGGTCGGCCTCTGAATAAAGCAGATGCTGATTTCATTAGCACGGTCCGACTGAAGAGAAATGTGGTTGGAGAACTCAAATGCACCGTCTCAAACAACGTCAACAGCGAGAGCAAAACGCACCAGCTGCCTAATTGCCACG caAATATCAAGACTGTGGCCAGCACTCCCTCTGTGACAACCGTGCACCCACCTCTCACCGAGACCACAGAGAAGAAGGGCGAAGCCTGGGACACATTGCAATCGTTCTTAT ATGTCCTCCTACCTTGTGCGGCAGGTTTGGGTCTTCTAAACTTTGTGATGGTGATTGCGTTTGTGTACATGAGCACCAGAGAAAGAAGAAGCGGACCTCACAAGACAGAGGGTTAG